In Paenibacillus sp. BIC5C1, a genomic segment contains:
- a CDS encoding manganese-dependent inorganic pyrophosphatase gives MEKALIFGHKNPDTDTICSAIAYADLKTKLGQDVEAVRLGEVNGETQFALDQFKVAAPRLIKTAANEVNRVILVDHNERQQSVSDIEEVTVVEVIDHHRIANFETSQPLYFRAEPVGCTATILNKLYKENGVEISAPIAGLMLSAIISDSLLFKSPTCTEQDVAAARELAAIAGVDADSYGLDMLKAGADLSQKTIAELISLDAKEFAMGQAKVEIAQVNAVDVNDVLVKQPELEAAIEAIISSKGLDLFVFVVTDILNNDSVALAYGASTKAVEKAYNVTLSDSRALLKGVVSRKSQIVPVLTEAFNSL, from the coding sequence ATGGAAAAAGCATTAATCTTCGGTCACAAAAATCCCGATACGGATACGATCTGCTCGGCCATTGCCTATGCAGACTTGAAAACAAAATTGGGTCAGGACGTTGAAGCTGTTCGTCTCGGCGAAGTAAACGGCGAAACTCAATTTGCACTGGATCAATTCAAAGTGGCAGCGCCACGTCTGATCAAAACGGCAGCTAACGAAGTGAACAGGGTCATCCTGGTTGACCACAATGAGCGCCAACAAAGTGTTAGCGATATTGAGGAAGTGACTGTTGTTGAAGTTATCGACCATCACCGGATCGCGAACTTTGAGACAAGCCAGCCTTTGTATTTCCGTGCAGAACCTGTAGGTTGTACAGCAACCATTTTGAATAAATTGTACAAAGAAAACGGCGTGGAAATCAGCGCACCGATTGCTGGTCTGATGCTGTCCGCGATTATTTCCGACTCCCTGTTGTTCAAATCCCCAACGTGCACAGAGCAGGATGTAGCAGCAGCACGTGAGCTGGCTGCCATTGCTGGTGTGGATGCAGACAGCTATGGTCTGGATATGCTGAAAGCGGGTGCGGATCTGAGCCAGAAAACGATTGCTGAACTGATCTCCCTGGATGCAAAAGAATTCGCAATGGGTCAAGCAAAAGTGGAGATTGCACAAGTGAACGCGGTTGACGTGAATGATGTGCTTGTGAAGCAACCTGAGCTCGAAGCAGCGATTGAAGCGATTATTTCCAGCAAAGGTCTTGACCTGTTCGTATTTGTCGTAACCGACATCCTGAACAACGATTCGGTTGCATTGGCTTATGGTGCTTCCACCAAAGCTGTAGAAAAAGCGTACAATGTAACATTGTCGGATAGCAGAGCGCTGCTCAAAGGCGTAGTATCCCGCAAATCGCAAATTGTTCCAGTTCTGACCGAAGCGTTCAACTCGTTGTAA
- the infC gene encoding translation initiation factor IF-3, translating into MIKNEKIKATEVQLTGLNGEDLGIMSTREALALAKQHKVDLICMSLMTSPPPCKLMGAGAAKQEKQQEKKKAAKSPDKRKVKEIRLNLQMEDHDRETKQSQAERILTKGDSVKLVIQVHGAKEGTAGKEWAEQLCKSLAEYGSKTTGIQVSGKQVVVQLDPIG; encoded by the coding sequence ATGATCAAAAATGAAAAGATTAAAGCGACTGAAGTGCAGCTGACCGGCTTGAACGGTGAAGATCTCGGCATCATGTCTACGCGTGAAGCACTTGCACTTGCGAAGCAGCACAAGGTGGATCTGATCTGTATGTCCCTAATGACCAGCCCGCCGCCATGCAAATTAATGGGTGCTGGAGCAGCGAAACAGGAAAAACAACAAGAGAAGAAGAAGGCTGCAAAATCACCGGATAAACGTAAAGTGAAGGAGATCCGACTGAACCTGCAGATGGAAGACCACGATCGGGAGACCAAGCAATCTCAGGCAGAGCGTATCCTGACGAAAGGTGACTCGGTGAAGCTTGTCATCCAGGTGCATGGAGCCAAGGAAGGAACTGCGGGCAAGGAATGGGCAGAACAGCTGTGCAAATCTTTGGCCGAGTATGGCAGCAAAACGACGGGTATCCAGGTAAGTGGCAAGCAGGTCGTTGTACAATTGGACCCCATTGGATAA
- a CDS encoding protein-glutamine gamma-glutamyltransferase, with protein sequence MITVANQPVELVRSDWSAFAWHWLQQLQNSTSVYTYQSMDHLHFEWTLRESLVDAAEALDRSGVSFASFEKSRCNPAYWNRNAEGGFELRSEITPAEGIRDIWKNGHLYAFECATATVIVLYGGVLNSIREDDFNSLFRDLLLYDWHYDSDLRLTEKNGSDSALPGDVLYFKNPDVSPETPEWQGENTIMLREDLYYGHGIGIASGEEIIRSLNQNRIPGSTVSAYLMDTVIYPDFLYLSRYAKNNNVNSQTASSTPVLPGQLYVRIGGSRYLRV encoded by the coding sequence ATGATCACTGTTGCGAATCAACCGGTTGAGCTGGTGCGTTCGGATTGGTCTGCTTTTGCATGGCATTGGTTGCAGCAACTACAGAATAGTACATCCGTATACACATATCAATCCATGGATCATCTTCACTTTGAATGGACGTTGCGCGAGTCTCTGGTGGATGCAGCGGAAGCGCTCGATCGAAGCGGGGTCAGCTTTGCCTCATTCGAGAAATCCAGGTGTAACCCGGCATATTGGAATCGAAATGCTGAAGGTGGCTTTGAGCTAAGGTCTGAGATAACGCCTGCTGAGGGAATCCGGGACATATGGAAGAATGGTCATCTGTATGCCTTTGAATGTGCAACAGCGACTGTAATTGTTCTATATGGCGGAGTATTAAACAGCATTCGGGAAGATGATTTCAATTCATTGTTCCGCGATCTGCTGCTCTATGATTGGCACTATGACAGCGATCTGCGATTAACAGAGAAGAACGGAAGCGATTCTGCGCTTCCTGGAGATGTATTGTACTTCAAAAATCCGGATGTTTCCCCTGAAACACCAGAATGGCAGGGAGAGAATACCATTATGCTGCGTGAAGACTTATATTATGGTCATGGAATCGGGATTGCAAGCGGGGAAGAAATCATCCGTTCATTGAATCAAAACCGCATTCCTGGAAGTACAGTATCAGCCTATTTAATGGATACGGTTATTTATCCTGACTTTCTATATCTGTCCCGCTATGCCAAGAACAATAACGTGAATTCACAGACAGCCTCATCTACCCCGGTCTTGCCAGGACAGTTGTACGTACGCATTGGCGGCAGCCGTTACTTGCGAGTCTAA
- a CDS encoding PAS domain S-box protein, which yields MSNPIAENRSLFEQLYKHAPIGIAVASHVNGRWLQLNPAFCEMLGCSEDELIGSPIVHMIYEEDIEMEEFRSHFWGMTNGSSLMYETELRLKRKDDSLLWATVRACIVRDETSGEPLYLLVQAADISKQKDAESRLIIQRKQLEESSRISRLLVESSLDLIAIHHADPERTFKYVSPASQNMLGYDPEEVVGQSGLFCIHPSDVPLVEAYVAGQIQGLAPDRMIYRLLHKDGSVVWADTITHYLYDKQGNLQEMIAVTRDITASKQQQLSLQEYQSLFDSNPLGVASLDLDGNLLKANAGQEQLTGHTKEELLSSSFDHLIDPADLDKARHHFEETAKGTVQSYEVGLIHKDGQRIETSVINVPILLEDRVVGVYGITSDITESKRYVEEIENLSYERALILNAMSEGVIGLDQNGNLIFANPIATEMMDFCPSEMNGKPLEEIMLQMQSEGIPYPSNGTPILQAVREGRSLPRSESVFWKQDGSSFLAEFQLKPIMEQGDNRGAVLVFRDMTSVKEIIRAKEVAEHADRAKSEFLAIMSHELRTPLNGIMGMAHLLKETELDEEQNGFADIIIDSGESLLHILNEILDFSKIEAGKMDLERQPVDLKAVLGGVMELFALRASEKNIELYCEMSDQIPECVRGDETRIRQILINLVGNAVKFTEKGSIQVHVSVKPAEFYNENHLILLVSVKDTGIGIPFNKQHQLFQSFSQLDPAINRKYGGTGLGLAISKKLVELMGGAIGVQSETGEGANFQFTLLLERWQDEYTDRIEEVADNDLKLNRTSLAAGIKILIAEDQSLNSHLLEEMLRKLGGVCDIVENGAEAVKALERETYDLIFMDIQMPVMDGIEATCRIRQSHPETPVIAAITAFAGANDREACLQCGMQDFISKPFSSTEISRVLNTWVPYIRSRQER from the coding sequence GTGTCGAATCCAATTGCAGAGAATCGTTCTCTGTTCGAGCAGTTATACAAACATGCACCGATCGGCATTGCTGTTGCTTCGCATGTGAACGGACGTTGGCTTCAGCTCAATCCGGCATTTTGTGAAATGCTGGGGTGCAGTGAAGATGAATTGATTGGCTCCCCGATTGTACATATGATCTATGAGGAAGACATAGAGATGGAGGAGTTTAGATCCCATTTCTGGGGTATGACCAATGGATCAAGTCTGATGTATGAAACAGAGTTACGGCTTAAGCGCAAGGATGATTCTCTTCTGTGGGCGACGGTAAGAGCCTGCATCGTCAGGGATGAAACGAGTGGCGAGCCGCTTTATTTGCTTGTGCAGGCAGCGGATATTTCGAAGCAAAAGGATGCGGAGAGTCGACTCATTATACAGCGCAAGCAGTTGGAAGAGAGTAGTCGTATCTCAAGATTGCTGGTTGAATCCTCGCTTGACCTGATTGCCATTCATCATGCTGATCCGGAACGGACGTTCAAGTACGTATCTCCAGCCAGCCAAAACATGTTGGGATATGATCCAGAAGAAGTGGTTGGTCAATCTGGCCTGTTCTGCATCCACCCCAGCGATGTACCTCTTGTGGAAGCTTACGTAGCGGGTCAAATTCAAGGCCTTGCTCCTGATCGAATGATCTATCGGCTCCTGCATAAAGATGGTTCTGTTGTATGGGCAGATACCATCACTCATTATCTATATGACAAACAGGGGAATCTGCAGGAAATGATCGCGGTGACCCGTGATATTACAGCAAGCAAGCAGCAGCAGTTAAGTCTTCAAGAATACCAATCTTTGTTCGACAGTAATCCACTTGGAGTTGCTTCATTGGATTTGGACGGAAACTTGCTGAAGGCTAACGCGGGTCAGGAGCAATTGACAGGCCATACCAAGGAGGAACTTCTTAGTTCATCTTTTGATCATCTCATTGATCCGGCGGACCTGGATAAGGCAAGGCATCACTTTGAAGAGACCGCAAAAGGAACCGTACAGAGCTATGAAGTAGGGCTGATTCACAAAGACGGACAGCGTATTGAAACGAGTGTGATTAATGTTCCGATTTTGCTCGAGGATCGGGTCGTAGGCGTCTATGGAATAACCAGCGATATTACGGAGTCCAAAAGGTATGTAGAGGAAATTGAAAATCTCAGTTATGAGAGGGCGTTGATTCTTAATGCCATGTCTGAGGGAGTCATTGGCCTGGATCAGAATGGAAACCTTATATTTGCCAACCCGATTGCAACAGAGATGATGGATTTCTGTCCGTCTGAGATGAATGGCAAGCCACTTGAAGAGATTATGTTACAAATGCAAAGCGAGGGTATCCCTTATCCGTCCAATGGAACTCCAATTCTTCAAGCTGTACGAGAAGGGCGAAGTCTGCCGCGATCTGAGTCTGTATTTTGGAAGCAGGATGGCTCCAGCTTCTTGGCGGAATTCCAATTGAAACCGATTATGGAGCAGGGGGACAATCGTGGGGCAGTTCTGGTTTTCCGCGATATGACATCGGTGAAGGAAATCATTCGTGCCAAAGAAGTGGCAGAACATGCGGATCGAGCCAAATCCGAGTTCCTGGCAATTATGAGTCATGAGCTTCGTACACCTCTGAATGGAATTATGGGCATGGCTCACCTTCTAAAAGAAACAGAGCTGGATGAGGAGCAGAACGGCTTCGCTGATATCATCATCGACAGTGGTGAATCACTGCTGCATATTCTGAATGAAATCTTGGATTTCAGCAAGATTGAAGCAGGCAAAATGGATCTCGAACGACAGCCAGTGGATCTCAAAGCCGTTCTTGGCGGGGTTATGGAACTATTTGCGCTTAGAGCTTCCGAAAAGAATATTGAACTATACTGTGAGATGTCAGATCAGATTCCCGAATGCGTACGAGGCGATGAAACACGAATTCGTCAGATTCTAATAAATTTGGTAGGCAATGCCGTCAAATTCACGGAGAAGGGAAGCATTCAGGTTCATGTGAGCGTTAAGCCAGCGGAATTTTACAATGAGAATCACCTTATCTTGTTAGTTTCAGTCAAAGATACGGGGATTGGCATTCCGTTCAATAAGCAGCATCAACTTTTCCAGTCCTTCTCGCAGCTCGATCCGGCTATTAATCGGAAATATGGAGGTACAGGTCTGGGATTGGCTATCAGTAAAAAGCTTGTGGAACTCATGGGCGGCGCCATTGGTGTGCAAAGTGAGACAGGTGAGGGAGCCAATTTCCAATTCACCCTGTTACTTGAACGTTGGCAAGACGAGTACACGGATCGGATTGAAGAGGTGGCTGATAACGACCTGAAGCTGAATCGAACAAGTCTGGCAGCAGGGATCAAAATTCTTATAGCTGAGGATCAGTCATTGAACAGTCATTTGCTGGAGGAAATGCTTCGTAAGCTCGGCGGTGTATGTGATATCGTGGAGAACGGTGCTGAAGCGGTGAAAGCATTAGAAAGGGAAACGTATGACCTTATTTTTATGGACATCCAAATGCCTGTTATGGATGGAATTGAAGCGACCTGTCGAATTAGGCAAAGCCATCCTGAAACTCCCGTCATTGCAGCCATCACGGCATTTGCAGGAGCGAACGACCGGGAAGCGTGTTTACAATGCGGCATGCAGGACTTTATCAGCAAACCGTTCAGCTCTACGGAAATAAGTCGTGTACTAAACACATGGGTTCCGTATATTCGGTCCCGGCAAGAGCGCTGA
- a CDS encoding glycoside hydrolase, with translation MGLKMKKRSGKKAWMLLVMSLLIAAVPITASAASDSTAYAKLNFSNNKYYIFNNSWGSSSVSGWSQSVYVNSNTDLGYVWNWPTTAGGVKAYPSLVSGWHWTEGYTPGSGLPTRLSANKSINTGVSYSKASNTTGEYNNAYDIWLHDIGNATWSSTPTEEIMIWNDWTSGVGPIGSKVFSDVSIGGQTYDLYRGEITDNGVHQWWVYSFLKKSKSPNNFSINVKNFTDYLISKSYFTNSKYVSSVEYGTEITKGSGQINYSNWYVNVQ, from the coding sequence ATGGGTTTGAAGATGAAGAAAAGGTCAGGCAAGAAAGCATGGATGCTGCTGGTTATGTCTTTACTGATTGCGGCCGTTCCAATTACAGCAAGCGCAGCATCGGATTCCACAGCGTATGCCAAACTTAATTTCAGCAACAACAAATATTATATTTTCAATAATAGCTGGGGAAGCTCAAGTGTCAGTGGCTGGTCCCAGTCCGTGTATGTGAACAGCAATACTGATCTGGGTTACGTTTGGAACTGGCCAACGACTGCGGGTGGAGTCAAAGCTTATCCTTCTCTTGTCAGCGGCTGGCACTGGACAGAAGGCTACACACCAGGCAGTGGGCTGCCAACGCGATTATCTGCGAACAAAAGTATTAATACCGGCGTAAGCTATTCTAAGGCTTCCAACACCACTGGGGAGTATAACAATGCGTATGATATCTGGCTGCACGACATCGGCAATGCGACCTGGTCAAGCACACCCACCGAGGAGATTATGATCTGGAACGATTGGACTTCCGGTGTAGGACCTATTGGTTCCAAAGTGTTCTCGGATGTGTCCATTGGTGGACAAACCTATGATCTGTATCGCGGTGAGATTACCGATAATGGAGTGCATCAATGGTGGGTATACTCGTTCCTGAAAAAGTCGAAATCCCCCAACAACTTTAGCATCAACGTCAAAAACTTCACCGATTATCTGATCTCCAAAAGTTATTTTACCAACAGCAAGTATGTCAGCAGTGTTGAATATGGAACCGAAATTACGAAAGGCAGCGGCCAGATCAATTACTCCAATTGGTACGTGAACGTTCAGTAA
- a CDS encoding M3 family oligoendopeptidase, translated as MKFSEYTYTRPDLEQIKTSFRELLSGFEAATTVEEQSGYMDKINALRSDFETQAQLVYIRHSIDTNDTFYKEENEFLDESSPIIQEYITDYYRALVNSKFRAELEQKWGSQLFQLADQSLKTFSPEIIEDLQKENKLSTEYNQLIASAKIPFEGEERTLPQLHPFELSTDRSMRERASEARYTFMAEHEAEFDRIYDELVKVRTQIAKKLGYPSYVELGYDRMNRTDYNAEMVSNFRAQVRDYIVPVATKLRERQRSRIDVDTLYFYDQGFSFKTGNPTPKGDADWIIDNGKKMYAELSPETDTFFQMMTDNELMDLVSKKGKQGGGYCTFLNDYKVPFIFSNFNGTSGDIDVLTHEAGHAFQVYESRHFEVPEYNWPTYESAEIHSMSMEFFTWPWMELFFKEDTDKYKFDHLSSGLLFIPYGVAVDEFQHFVYANPDATPAERKQAWRNIEKTYLPHINYKDNAYLEQGGFWHKQGHIFSSPFYYIDYTLAQICAFQFWKRSNQDMKSAWADYLTLCKAGGSLSFTGLVELAGLNSPFEDGCVSSVIGDIEAWLDAVDDKAL; from the coding sequence ATGAAATTTAGTGAGTATACGTATACACGTCCCGATCTGGAACAAATCAAAACGTCATTCCGTGAGCTTCTGAGTGGTTTTGAAGCCGCGACTACGGTTGAAGAGCAGAGTGGATATATGGACAAGATTAATGCTTTGCGCAGTGACTTTGAGACTCAGGCACAATTGGTCTACATCCGTCATTCCATTGATACCAATGATACATTTTACAAAGAAGAGAATGAGTTTCTGGATGAAAGCTCTCCGATCATTCAAGAATACATCACCGATTATTATCGGGCATTGGTAAATTCCAAATTCCGTGCTGAACTGGAACAAAAATGGGGTTCACAGCTGTTCCAGCTGGCGGATCAGTCTCTGAAAACGTTCAGCCCGGAAATTATCGAGGACCTTCAGAAAGAGAACAAACTCTCTACGGAATACAACCAGCTGATTGCTTCGGCCAAAATTCCGTTTGAAGGTGAAGAGCGCACATTGCCGCAGCTGCATCCTTTTGAGTTGTCCACGGATCGCTCCATGCGGGAACGCGCATCGGAAGCAAGATATACGTTCATGGCTGAGCATGAGGCTGAATTCGATCGCATTTACGACGAATTGGTGAAAGTGCGTACACAGATCGCGAAGAAGCTGGGATATCCATCTTATGTGGAACTCGGCTATGACCGTATGAACCGTACGGATTACAACGCGGAGATGGTGTCCAATTTCAGAGCACAAGTTCGTGATTATATCGTGCCTGTAGCGACGAAGCTCAGAGAGCGTCAACGCAGCCGGATTGATGTGGATACCCTCTATTTTTACGATCAAGGCTTCAGCTTTAAGACGGGTAACCCGACACCTAAAGGAGATGCCGACTGGATCATTGACAATGGTAAGAAAATGTACGCTGAATTATCACCGGAGACGGATACGTTTTTCCAGATGATGACGGACAATGAATTGATGGATCTGGTGAGCAAAAAAGGCAAGCAGGGTGGGGGCTATTGTACCTTCCTGAACGATTACAAAGTGCCTTTTATTTTCTCTAACTTTAACGGTACATCGGGTGATATCGACGTATTGACACATGAAGCGGGTCACGCGTTCCAGGTCTATGAGAGCCGTCACTTCGAAGTACCTGAGTACAACTGGCCAACGTATGAATCCGCAGAGATCCATTCCATGAGCATGGAATTCTTCACTTGGCCGTGGATGGAATTGTTCTTCAAGGAAGATACGGATAAATACAAGTTTGATCACCTGTCTTCTGGACTACTCTTCATTCCTTACGGCGTGGCAGTCGATGAATTCCAGCATTTCGTTTATGCAAATCCGGATGCAACACCAGCGGAGCGCAAGCAGGCTTGGCGCAATATTGAGAAGACTTATCTGCCGCACATCAATTACAAGGATAACGCTTATTTGGAACAAGGCGGATTCTGGCACAAGCAGGGTCATATCTTCTCGTCGCCGTTCTATTACATCGACTACACCCTGGCACAAATCTGTGCATTCCAGTTCTGGAAACGCAGTAACCAGGATATGAAGTCCGCATGGGCTGACTATTTGACTTTGTGTAAAGCCGGAGGAAGCCTGTCCTTCACAGGATTGGTAGAACTGGCAGGTTTGAATTCTCCGTTTGAAGACGGCTGCGTATCCTCCGTTATCGGCGATATCGAAGCATGGTTGGATGCAGTAGACGATAAAGCGCTGTAA
- a CDS encoding GNAT family N-acetyltransferase → MLVILDQPSQRNQLAPFISGTNGHVVMGGVLAGLQRGRVYADQLHVPKSALIWAENEMFYLIGRSDNEQFNSLVREVLVQELLPEALDAGEDMLNLEVYPEPGSDWSPVLHHMFIGRLREGLRVPFQFNLAKYEKWLERSSNFKFVSPRYEIQVIDQAVMLEDKNCIIEQEILKFWHSVEDFFQYGAGTCTVYQGKVVGTCISVFVSGIHHETGINTYDPIHRGKGLATAMASAYVQSVLEQGCVPHWTTEDFRHDSIAIAGKLGFEQSRAYPVYYMPIQELLNC, encoded by the coding sequence ATGTTGGTTATACTGGATCAACCGTCCCAAAGGAATCAATTGGCGCCCTTCATCTCAGGAACGAACGGGCATGTGGTTATGGGTGGAGTACTTGCAGGACTTCAACGCGGGCGTGTCTATGCAGATCAGCTTCATGTTCCAAAAAGTGCCCTGATTTGGGCCGAAAACGAAATGTTTTATTTGATCGGAAGATCGGATAATGAACAGTTCAATAGTCTTGTCAGAGAGGTACTTGTTCAGGAGCTACTGCCTGAAGCGTTAGATGCTGGCGAAGACATGCTGAATCTTGAAGTGTACCCCGAGCCCGGCTCGGATTGGTCTCCAGTACTGCATCACATGTTCATTGGACGTTTGCGAGAAGGATTACGAGTTCCTTTTCAATTCAATCTTGCGAAGTATGAAAAGTGGCTTGAACGAAGTTCCAACTTCAAGTTCGTTTCTCCCCGATATGAGATTCAAGTTATCGATCAAGCTGTAATGCTAGAGGACAAAAACTGTATCATCGAGCAGGAAATTTTGAAATTCTGGCATTCGGTGGAGGACTTTTTCCAATACGGAGCAGGAACATGCACGGTATATCAAGGGAAGGTTGTAGGTACATGTATCTCAGTGTTTGTCAGTGGCATCCACCATGAAACAGGCATCAACACCTACGATCCGATACACCGTGGCAAGGGTCTGGCTACGGCCATGGCAAGCGCTTATGTTCAATCCGTTTTGGAACAGGGGTGTGTTCCACACTGGACGACAGAGGATTTTCGTCATGATTCCATTGCAATAGCGGGTAAGCTTGGTTTTGAACAAAGCAGAGCCTATCCCGTCTATTACATGCCGATTCAGGAGCTTCTAAATTGCTGA
- a CDS encoding iron-containing alcohol dehydrogenase, with amino-acid sequence MATHAYYVPPVNLMGRGCLHEAGKMIENMGIRKALVVSDRRLISSGVAQQVLSILRKSGLDYVVYDGVQPNPTCQNVHDGLHVFQDHGCDAIISIGGGSPQDAAKAIGIVATNGGHIRDYEGLHQSKHKSVPLVAINTTAGTSSEVTMNYVITDEERKVKMVMVDRNSLVDLSVNDPELMLSKPASLTAATGMDALTHAVEAMVTPGGFTVTSATAAAAVELIFEYLPRAVRDGSDLEAREHMTYACFLGGIAFNNAGLGYVHAMAHQLGGVYDLPHGVCNAMLLPYVEELNAKHVPGKFRHIAKAIGMDVKGKRDEECSEYVIQAIRQLSKDVGIPEKLSELGVKDPDVELLADNAMKDACAPGNPYQPSRDEVMELFRKII; translated from the coding sequence ATGGCAACACACGCTTATTATGTTCCGCCCGTGAACTTGATGGGTAGAGGATGTTTACACGAAGCAGGAAAAATGATTGAGAACATGGGTATTCGCAAAGCGCTTGTCGTAAGTGATCGTCGATTAATTTCTTCCGGCGTTGCTCAACAAGTGCTGTCTATACTAAGAAAATCAGGGTTAGACTATGTTGTATATGATGGGGTTCAGCCCAATCCAACCTGTCAGAATGTACATGATGGACTTCACGTATTTCAGGATCATGGCTGTGACGCCATTATATCGATAGGCGGAGGTTCACCTCAGGATGCAGCCAAAGCCATTGGCATTGTCGCAACCAACGGTGGGCATATCCGCGATTATGAAGGTTTGCATCAATCGAAACACAAGTCCGTGCCGCTTGTTGCCATTAACACAACGGCTGGCACGTCCAGTGAGGTGACCATGAACTACGTGATTACAGATGAGGAACGCAAGGTGAAAATGGTGATGGTGGATCGAAACAGTCTCGTCGACCTGTCGGTGAATGATCCGGAACTGATGCTGAGCAAGCCGGCCAGTCTTACTGCCGCCACGGGCATGGATGCATTGACCCATGCGGTGGAAGCCATGGTGACGCCTGGAGGGTTTACAGTGACGAGTGCTACAGCGGCGGCTGCCGTTGAGCTAATCTTTGAATATTTACCAAGAGCCGTCAGGGACGGCAGTGATCTGGAAGCAAGAGAGCATATGACGTATGCGTGTTTTCTTGGCGGGATTGCTTTTAACAATGCAGGCTTGGGTTATGTTCATGCGATGGCCCATCAACTTGGTGGAGTCTATGATCTGCCGCATGGGGTATGTAACGCGATGTTGCTCCCTTATGTAGAAGAATTGAATGCAAAGCATGTGCCAGGTAAATTCCGTCATATAGCCAAAGCAATCGGTATGGATGTAAAAGGAAAACGAGATGAGGAGTGCTCGGAGTATGTAATCCAAGCCATTCGTCAGCTTTCCAAGGATGTTGGCATTCCTGAGAAACTGTCTGAATTGGGTGTGAAAGACCCAGATGTTGAGTTGCTGGCAGATAACGCGATGAAAGATGCTTGTGCACCTGGTAATCCGTATCAACCTTCCAGGGATGAAGTCATGGAGCTGTTCCGCAAAATTATATAG